A single region of the Ziziphus jujuba cultivar Dongzao chromosome 10, ASM3175591v1 genome encodes:
- the LOC107411865 gene encoding REF/SRPP-like protein At3g05500, which translates to MAQENFDAQQQMAVEQEQRLKYLEFVQVATIHALVCFSKLYFYAKDKSGPLKPGVDTVEGTVKTVVGPVYNKLHYVPIELLKFVDRKVDESVTELDRRVPLKVKQVSSQAFSAAHNAPVVARAVASEVKRAGVVDVASELAKSVYTKCEPKAKDLYAKYEPKAEQCAVSAWHKLNQLPLFPQVAQVVLPTAAYCSEKYNETVMDTAEKGYRVASYLPLVPTEKIAKVFSNGGAASEPLLSSHNETDVAVH; encoded by the exons ATGGCCCAAGAAAATTTCGACGCGCAACAACAGATG GCTGTGGAGCAGGAACAGAGGCTCAAGTACTTGGAGTTCGTTCAAGTGGCTACGATTCACGCTTTGGTTTGCTTTTCGAAACTCTATTTCTACGCCAAGGATAAATCAGGCCCTTTGAAGCCCGGCGTTGACACCGTGGAAGGCACTGTCAAAACCGTTGTTGGACCCGTCTATAACAAGTTACATTATGTCCCTATTGAGCTTCTGAAGTTCGTCGATCGCAAG GTTGATGAGTCTGTGACCGAGCTGGACCGCCGTGTGCCATTGAAAGTCAAACAAGTCTCTTCCCAAGCCTTCTCAGCAGCACACAATGCCCCAGTGGTGGCTCGTGCCGTTGCCTCTGAGGTGAAGCGTGCTGGTGTGGTGGACGTTGCATCAGAATTGGCTAAATCAGTCTACACCAAGTGTGAGCCTAAAGCTAAGGATCTATATGCCAAATACGAACCCAAAGCAGAGCAGTGTGCAGTCTCTGCTTGGCACAAGCTCAATCAGCTTCCTCTCTTTCCCCAGGTAGCTCAAGTTGTTTTGCCAACTGCAGCTTACTGTTCTGAAAAGTACAATGAAACTGTGATGGACACTGCAGAGAAGGGGTACAGAGTTGCCTCCTATCTGCCTTTGGTTCCTACAGAGAAGATTGCTAAGGTTTTCAGCAATGGAGGTGCTGCATCAGAGCCTTTGCTTTCCAGCCACAATGAAACTGATGTTGCCGTTCATTGA
- the LOC107411874 gene encoding uncharacterized protein LOC107411874, giving the protein MGNPSFSLRFTIFVSLSFSLSAASSSSKPFSFSSPSTSITTPKATPSDLLSVLGPKHRSSTVNPLVARQLNSCFKFLVPFTPTLIKPVPQRPYGRRSLGFNGHGRRSRREEDELIWWPPQPVLELARLAFDSGGDPAAIHAALDPTIIPVPDVEGCKENRCELTRSPYGWRFISEELNSYLEFLFELIAARGPTLGLDVSLNRYDFFHGHLFIAADTRQLGILFHAKEYPAFDKEAFPYNMGFCQIGSNVTYDDSMNLRNTLWLAPLPSNSSKSWEAPGVFVVLDARPGGIIYRDIIPDYVKSARTIYEDDLGEVAVDVNYLNVGDSKPNFQIFIC; this is encoded by the exons ATGGGCAATCCTTCTTTCTCGCTCAGATTCACCATTTTTGTCTCcctctcattctctctctcgGCAGCTTCATCCTCGTCCAAACCATTTTCATTCTCATCACCTTCGACCAGTATCACAACCCCCAAAGCCACACCTTCGGACTTGCTCTCAGTTCTAGGCCCCAAACACCGTTCGTCAACCGTCAATCCTCTTGTAGCTCGGCAACTTAATTCCTGCTTCAAATTCCTTGTACCCTTTACTCCAACTTTGATCAAACCGGTCCCTCAAAGGCCTTACGGTAGAAGGAGCTTGGGTTTTAACGGACATGGTCGTCGGAGCCGGAGAGAGGAGGATGAGCTTATTTGGTGGCCTCCCCAGCCAGTTTTAGAATTGGCCCGCCTTGCCTTCGATTCTGGTGGTGATCCTGCTGCTATCCATGCTGCGCTCGATCCTACTATAATCCCT GTTCCTGATGTTGAAGGGTGCAAAGAAAATCGATGTGAACTCACTAGATCTCCTTATGGGTGGCGCTTCATAAGTGAG GAGTTGAATTCATATCTTGAATTCTTGTTTGAACTTATTGCTGCCCGAGGTCCAACACTTGGATTGGATGTTTCTTTGAATCGCTATGATTTCTTTCATGGTCACCTTTTTATTGCCGCAGACACCAGACAACTTGGTATATT GTTTCATGCCAAAGAATATCCGGCATTTGATAAAGAAGCGTTTCCATATAATATGGGTTTTTGTCAAATAG GGTCAAATGTGACATATGATGATTCAATGAACTTGCGAAACACTCTCTGGCTGGCTCCATTGCCTAGCAATTCAAGTAAAAGTTGGGAAGCACCAG GCGTTTTTGTGGTGCTGGATGCCCGTCCTGGAGGAATCATATACAGAGACATCATACCTGACTATGTAAAATCTGCAAGGACTATATACGAAG ATGATCTTGGAGAAGTTGCGGTAGATGTCAACTACTTGAATGTTGGAGACTCAaagccaaattttcaaatttttatttgctga
- the LOC107411871 gene encoding ATP-dependent Clp protease proteolytic subunit-related protein 3, chloroplastic isoform X2, which produces MAMSLQMPISTSLPSSSSSPCVRLRSRNFRTLCTMNAKAKAKIPIPPINPKDPFLSKLASVAATSPETLLNRPVNSDTPPYLDLFDAPKLMATPAQVERSVSYNEHRPRRPPPDLPSLLLHGRIVYIGMPLVPAVSELVVAELMYLQWMDPKEPIYIYINSTGTTRDDGETVGMETEGFAIYDAMMQLDNEIHTVAVGAAIGQACLLLAAGSEGKRFMMPHAKAMIQQPRIPSSGLMPASDVLIRAKEAETCNVRRHRTAICY; this is translated from the exons ATGGCCATGAGCTTGCAAATGCCCATCTCCACTTCtcttccatcttcatcttcttcaccatGCGTTAGGCTAAGGAGTAGAAATTTCAGGACCCTTTGTACCATGAATGCCAAAGCCAAAGCTAAAATCCCAATCCCCCCTATAAACCCAAAGGACCCCTTCTTGTCGAAGCTCGCTTCGGTGGCTGCAACTTCACCCGAGACGTTACTCAATCGGCCTGTCAACTCTGATACTCCTCCATATTTGGATTTGTTCGACGCACCGAAGCTCATGGCTACCCCTGCCCAA GTGGAAAGGTCAGTTTCATACAATGAACACAGACCGAGGAGGCCGCCACCTGACTTGCCATCACTGCTGCTCCATGGAAGAATAGTTTATATTGGAATGCCT TTAGTGCCAGCTGTCTCGGAACTTGTTGTAGCAGAGTTGATGTACCTGCAGTGGATGGATCCTAAAGAACcgatatatatttacataaactCTACAGGGACAACACGTGATGATGGTGAAACT GTTGGAATGGAAACAGAGGGTTTTGCTATCTATGATGCAATGATGCAGTTAGACAATGAG ATACATACAGTTGCTGTTGGGGCTGCTATAGGTCAAGCCTGTCTATTACTTGCTGCTGGAAGTGAGGGCAAACGGTTTATGATGCCACATGCCAAAG CAATGATCCAACAGCCACGTATCCCATCATCTGGGTTGATGCCTGCTAGTGATGTGCTTATTCGTGCAAAAGAG GCTGAAACTTGCAACGTGAGACGACACCGCACGGCCATTTGCTACTAA
- the LOC107411871 gene encoding ATP-dependent Clp protease proteolytic subunit-related protein 3, chloroplastic isoform X1, whose amino-acid sequence MAMSLQMPISTSLPSSSSSPCVRLRSRNFRTLCTMNAKAKAKIPIPPINPKDPFLSKLASVAATSPETLLNRPVNSDTPPYLDLFDAPKLMATPAQVERSVSYNEHRPRRPPPDLPSLLLHGRIVYIGMPLVPAVSELVVAELMYLQWMDPKEPIYIYINSTGTTRDDGETVGMETEGFAIYDAMMQLDNEIHTVAVGAAIGQACLLLAAGSEGKRFMMPHAKAMIQQPRIPSSGLMPASDVLIRAKEAITNRDTLIRLLAEHTGNSEETVNKVMKRPYYMDSTRAKEFGVIDKILWRGQEKIMADVAPPEDWDKGAGIKVVDGF is encoded by the exons ATGGCCATGAGCTTGCAAATGCCCATCTCCACTTCtcttccatcttcatcttcttcaccatGCGTTAGGCTAAGGAGTAGAAATTTCAGGACCCTTTGTACCATGAATGCCAAAGCCAAAGCTAAAATCCCAATCCCCCCTATAAACCCAAAGGACCCCTTCTTGTCGAAGCTCGCTTCGGTGGCTGCAACTTCACCCGAGACGTTACTCAATCGGCCTGTCAACTCTGATACTCCTCCATATTTGGATTTGTTCGACGCACCGAAGCTCATGGCTACCCCTGCCCAA GTGGAAAGGTCAGTTTCATACAATGAACACAGACCGAGGAGGCCGCCACCTGACTTGCCATCACTGCTGCTCCATGGAAGAATAGTTTATATTGGAATGCCT TTAGTGCCAGCTGTCTCGGAACTTGTTGTAGCAGAGTTGATGTACCTGCAGTGGATGGATCCTAAAGAACcgatatatatttacataaactCTACAGGGACAACACGTGATGATGGTGAAACT GTTGGAATGGAAACAGAGGGTTTTGCTATCTATGATGCAATGATGCAGTTAGACAATGAG ATACATACAGTTGCTGTTGGGGCTGCTATAGGTCAAGCCTGTCTATTACTTGCTGCTGGAAGTGAGGGCAAACGGTTTATGATGCCACATGCCAAAG CAATGATCCAACAGCCACGTATCCCATCATCTGGGTTGATGCCTGCTAGTGATGTGCTTATTCGTGCAAAAGAG GCAATAACAAATAGGGATACCCTTATAAGACTTCTAGCCGAACACACAGGGAAT TCAGAAGAGACCGTAAATAAGGTGATGAAAAGACCATATTACATGGATTCTACAAGAGCTAAAGAATTTGGGGTGATTGATAAG ATTCTTTGGCGTGGTCAAGAGAAGATTATGGCAGATGTGGCACCTCCAGAGGACTGGGACAAGGGTGCTGGAATCAAAGTTGTAGATGGGTTTTAA